The Agelaius phoeniceus isolate bAgePho1 chromosome 2, bAgePho1.hap1, whole genome shotgun sequence region CCAATGCTTGGGCTGCAGTTGAGAGCTGCCACCATCACACCTGCcttcagaggctgctggggatcCTGTCACCCCACCCTAGCATCCCCTGGGGCTTGAGCTGGCTTCTTTCCTGCCTTCACAGCTGCCACGTAGCCCTTGAGGAGTACCAGGATTAAGACAGGGTCTCATGAAGGAGTGGGAAATCAGCTCCACATCTGTCTTGACAGCAGACCAGGCATGTTGAGTGGGCAGACATGCAAAGTTCAGTTTGGAGAGCATccactggctgctctctgcctgtgAGGAGCTGTGACTTTGCCCCTCACACCCAACATTCCTATAGCAAAATGTCACTGACTTTACCCAACTGCAACCCATACTGGCATCCAaaagctgtttttccttttgaacaaagccagctctgcttgcagcctctctttctccatgaaACAGCAGTGGCCCATGAAGGGCGAGGCAAGGAGTCATCCTCTCTTTCCACTCATGCCACTGTTTCCCCACTTCATCACCATTGTCGGCATCCCCAGCTTTGCCATTTGCATCACTGCTGAACAGGGTGCCACCTGGCCAGGGTGTGCTGGCCTGGGATGTGCACACACATCTGGTTGCATTGAACACAGCCCCTGAGCTAAAGAAACAACTCTGTCCCATCATGAACCAGCCaaatctccttttccctctgaatcCATCCATGCCAGCTCAGCCTTGCTGCACGATGCAGAGAGGCAAAGCTGTCATGTTAGTAACTGAGTTCTCTTCAACCCAGGACAGGCCACCACCAACACAGCACTACTGGGATGGCAGCACCAGCTTGCTCACTCCTGGGACTCATTATGGGATGCTACAGTAGGTCAGGGATGGCAGCACCAGCTTGCTCACTCCTGGGACTCATTATGGGATGCTACAGTAGGTCAGGGGTCCACACCAAGCTGGCGCTGGAGGGAGAGACACAGATGGGTGTGAAAGGAAGGAACCATGTATGTAGGACTCCCAAACACCTTGTGGAGTCCCAACAAAGTAAATGCTGCTGAGACAAGAAGCCTTCCTCCTGCAGGCAACTGCACCAAGAGATCCAAAGCCCCTTGCTGAgccccagggaagggcagcactCCTGTGCCCTTCTCCAGCAGTGGCAGATATCTCTATGCCCTTCATCTGGCTGCAAACACTTGCTGGTCCCCTGCAAAGCCCTGACATGTGCCCCAGCTCCAATTTCACAAATGTTGGGGGACATGACTCATGCTGGCAGAGGGAAGAAGGGGTGAAGAGTGAGCAGAGACGATGTGCAGTGCAGAAGAGGAGTTGGTTCTGCCTCTGACATTAAAGTATCTCTTTGTGTGTGGATCTTCACCCAGAAAAAcaagtgctgcagcccaggatccctcctgcctctcctcccaCCTGGATAGTCCATAGTCCCCTGTGTGCCTCAGGAGCAGTCAGCTCTCAAGGGAGACAGGGCAGTTTGCAACAGATTTGAATCCAAAAGTGTGGCTCTCAGATCTGCTGGGAATTGAAGCAGACAGGAGGGCTTCAGGGCTAAGGTATTAGTGGGTTTAGACCTTCAGAGAACACCACATCTTGAAGATTCAGGGCTCAGACCATCAGTGGTCACCAGACAGCAAGGAAGGGTTGGGGGAAAACAATCTTGGTATGGCTAAGGAAAAATGCTTTCCCgccatgcaaaaaaaaatgggaagtgAGTCCTTCCTTGCAGCAAGATCCATGCAATTTCAGATTGGAAAGGCCTGAAGACTATGAGATATACCTAGCTGCATCCCCTCCACCAGTGGGACACCAGAGAAATGAGCAATGCAGACAATAGCAGGACCTTTCCCCATGccactctgctccctgctgttTCCCACCCCAAGTCCTTGCACTCTTGCCTCCCTCTCCTTTCATCAAACCCCAGTAACCCTCTGTCACTCATGTCCTCCCCTAACCACCACCACCTGCTCCTTGGAAGGGCTGGGCTTCTGCAGAGCTCACTGCCACTGCATAAGTCTCATTGTCATCATAGCCAGAAAGAAATTACCTCATACCACATTTAGTGTGCATTTCCCAGAGGAAGCCTCTTGACACCTGCAAATCACAGAAACTTTGTGGCCTGCACTGATAAAACCCGAACATTTTACAGCAGACAGAACTCTAGTTACAGTGGTGGCGGCCCCGAGTGACATCGCCTTGGCCCTCCTTGTTATTCCCCAGTCAGTTCATTATTATTAATGTCACTACAATAAATACCAGAATGAAATTGACAGCGTTTGGCCACGTATCTTAAAGCATTGCCCCACTCCTCCTTTATTCCATGTATCTGCAGCCTTGGTTTCTGTTCCTCTCAGTCCCCAGAAGAGCCTTTAGGCACAAACCGTTTGAGGATGTGCCAAGCCAGGTAATGAAAGCCATGCAGAACCGCGGCCGTGGCATCGATGACCAGCGAGAAGGTGCCCACGATCCCAGTGGCCATGTCCTGAAGGACAGAGGGAATGGCACAGATGGAGTGGTAAGGGAAAGCAGCAAGGTGAAGGACGAATCCCACGGGGATGCTCAGGATCCTGTAGGTGAGGGACATCACATCTTGAACAATTTGCAGGAAGCCCAGGAAGATGTTGACGATGACCCTCCCAACATCATAGGGGATGCTGATGAGCACCATGCTGATGGCTTTAAGGTAGGACACCATCCCATTCCACAGGCTGCAGACTCCACCCAGAATTGTGCCAACAACTCGCTTTACAACAagccacagaaaataaaacacaaatttCACCAGTTCCACAAAGATGTAGATGAGGAGTTCCAGAAGTTTGATGAAAGGGGTAGCAATGATGCCAGCCACTCTTCTCACCAAGCCATTCTCTTTGGTCTCCTGGTCGTTATTTGTTCCTACTTGCTCTTCAGAGCGGATCTGACTGACAGCTTGCAATActgcttctcttttcttctggCTTTGTTTGTCTTTCCCACAGTTGCCCTTGAACAAGTGAACTCCTGGTAGAAGCTgcttctccagctctctcacTGTGAGGTCTGCCAAGCTGTTTTCATCATTGGTTTTTTTCACTAGTCCCAAGGACCATCCCTCTGAAGCATCACAGCAGGCTGCCAGCCAGAGGCTCTCTGGCACCGACACCTTGCCTTTAACTTGGACACGGGAAGGAACTGCACCTGCAAGGAGATATAGATGATCCATCTTGGAACAGTGAGGGATCAGAGCTTGCTCTACTACCTTCCCAATGTCTCTGTGCCAGCTTTTGCTCAGAGCCGGGCTCAGAGGGACAGCATTCGTGAGTGTGTAAGTGGCCATCTGGAAATCCTTCTCATTGAGAAAACTGGGATTGAGAAGGCCTCTCTCATAGCCAGAGCCCACGTAGTCTGAGGTCAGGGCTTGATTTGTACCAAGGTTGGCCACAGTGCCACCAATATCAGCTTCATGCACCATTTCATGCAAGTCATTTTCTGGATCATCTATCTGAAAGAGTAGAGAGAAACATTACTGCATGCAATTCACCTTCCTAGAAAACAATGTGTAAAATGAGCCCTCACATGTACTTTTCATTAGCACTATTAGTTCATGCTGTGCCTTGGATTATATCCTGCATCCTCTCATTACCTTCCTTGAAGTGCTTCAGAGGAGTGTATTCTCTACTCAGCTTCTCTGACAAACACATTGGGTTAGGCTCCAAAGGATATTTGCAGCTCTCAGCCTGGTatacagcacagcacagacttAAAAGTCTCACCAGGCACCACATACCAAGCCTCTGACTTGTAATTTGTCCTAGAAGAGATTTTTAACACCAATAGATGGCTAGATTTAGGGTCATGTTTTCACCTCCTACTTTGGTGGTACCTGCAGTTCACTTAAGAACTTAACCATGGTTTAACTTAAGACCCCTTTCACTGCTTATTGTCTAAGAAGCAAGAATGAAACCAGACATCATGTCAGGTGACCTGAGCTACCCCACCTTGAACAGGAGACACAGCAGTGAGCTCCTAGGGCTGTTGCAGGGCTGGTCATCAGTAACCTGATCCTCACATCATTAACAGTCTGAACCTCATCCTTAATGACCACCTGGCATAACATGGGTGAGGGTGCCATCACCCAAGGCCCTCGATGGAATCTGTGCTACCTGCTTGTGTCTGTGGCTCCCATGCAGTGGAGCCAGAGGTAGCAATTACTGCAGTGGGAATTTGTCCTGGAGCCACGCACGAGGGAAGGGAGCGGGCAGGGGAGGTAAAGAGCAGTGGGAGGAGAAGCACTAAATGTCAGGGTGTGTTCAGGTCCTTCTCAGGTGACCACAGCTCTGTCTGATCCATAGTCATTCCTATTGACACTGCCTGCAGCCGCTCCAGAGGGCTGTGCCAAATTGTCATTTTGTCCCTCAAATTAGAGGGTGAACATGTTGCTAGAAGTTCAGGGGTAGCAGATGATCTCTGGCAGTCACTGCCTTCTGTAGTCTCTGTTTCAGAGGGTGCGGCCCTCAGGTCCCCGCACTGTGCTGGCCCAATTAAACCTTCTGCCTTTGCCCCTGGCCCATAAATTGTTTACTGCACTATATAATATGCACTTTGGAGACACCTATGACAGACAGCTCATAGTCTACCTTGAATCACTGCCAGGTCATCCATCCTTGTCTCCTGACCACCCTGTAGTGCACTTGGACAGATACCCAACTATGTCCTTGCAACCTTACATAGAGTTTGCATCCTCTTAATGGCACATCACCTCCTCAGAGCTCTGCACAAGCCTGTCAGGGCGAAAGGGCCAGTGTCAGCAACTGTCCATCACCCTTGCCTGggagctgagctctggctggcctcCTGCACCAGCCAAAACCCTGCAGTCAAGGCGCAGGGCTCCCTCCGCACCAAGCCTGGTCACAGTGCCAAGCCTGGCCATTGCAGAGGGCTGCATTACCCCGCCTCCTGCTAAGGAGGTTTCTTGCCTTTGTTTTTGAAGTATCTGGTGCTTATTGCTTCAGGAGGGAGGATCATGGTGAGTCCCATGTGCTGATGCACAAGTCACAGCTTTTTCCAAATGCACCACTTAAAAAGACTTATTCTGCACTTCTGCTGCCTTATTCTGCTCCTCTGGCTCAGTGACCCCAAACaacaggctgcagctggctgatgAGGCCAGACATTTTGCATTCCACAAAATCACTGTCTCTTCCTGCCCCCCCTTCCCTTGCCATTCTCCCCTTCTGATGAGGTGACGGTGTGCCATGGGACAAGGGATGCACCCAGTGTGTTTAATAGCATGGAAGAGGTGAGGGGGATTGGGCATAGATGTGAGGCTGTGTCCAGGAACTGTCCTCAGTGCCATGACCCTTTGGAGTTTGACACCCTCTCAGAGACACTCATCCCATCTCACTCCCATGGTGCATGCTGCCAATCTACAAGGACACAGACCTAAATGGATCACCTCTGCCTCCTGGCAGGAATTACCAACAtacacaaagcaaaacaaactcTCCCGATGAGTTGCTGCATGCAAACCTTGAGGATCCTATCAAGAAAATATGTCCCTGGTTACCTGTCCAGTTGCAGGCCTTTGCACTTACCATCAAGATTGTTTGGGTGCAATTAAAAAAGAATATGACAAAAATGCAACTGTATGCTGCTCATGTGTCAGGCTCTGACATCACCTAATTATGCTTATAATAATTCCTATTATGGTTTGTCATAACTAATGTGTACCTGAGGTTTCCATGCCTCCTGCAGCTCAATCCCAAAGGCAGGCTGTCTCAGCACTGCATCTAATCTGCATTGCAAGATACCTCTCCTCCCTGCTTCAAAAAGCTTCTGGCTTGTGTCACCCCAAAACATACCTCTGTTCATGGAGTCAGCCATGAAGCCACCTGTCCAAACAACCTGGAAGAGCTCAGGGCAAAATCTAAGCAGACAGGTAAACTCCCTATCATAGAATGGGGGTTTAAAAATAACTAATGTGCCTGCAGCCTGTATGGATGTTAGCACATAACAATATTGATGGGTGTCACTAAGTGGAGGGTGCAGTTTGACAgaagggagggaggcagagggggATTAAAAGTATGGCAACACACAGTTATTAGGGCAGGCAGCTTCCATTGAGTTTGGTCATTTAACAAGGCAGGACACTGCCACCCCCCACCTTCCCCACCCTGCTATGTAGGATCCCTGAACTTCAGCTTCCCTGTCCCACCACTACTTCCTTAGGCACCTTTGCACCTTTGATTGAAGTGGAAATGTTTGATCCAACCTTAGCTGTGATTCATACCTCAGGGAAGAGGCACACTGAGCCTTACACTGAAGTTTCTGCAGTAGGATGTTCACCAGTGGCTCTAGAAGTGCCTGTTCTCTTGACTCTCTACCAAGAGAGattgcaggagcagctcagaggtAACTGCACTATAGCTGGGCAAGAATCCCACCTTGGTTGTCTGCCTGGCAGTAGCTATTAACCAAATGAAAACACAAGGTAATTCATCCAGCCCCTCATAAATTAGGATGGAAAAAGCAACTCCAGAGTTTTCCGTCtctctctaagctacagaaataATCAAACAGAGATTTCCAGACAACCAAAATGGAGTGAGGTAAAAGACACCTGAGTGACTTGCTCACAACCCCTAGGAAATCTGTGGCAGAGCAGGTTTTCAGACCTGTGCCTGGGGGAGTCCCATCAGTACCCTGCTCATCAGCCTACCCTTCCTGCTCTTTAATTTTTCACTAATTGCTGAATTAATTCATTGTTTCCAGCTGCCAATCTGCGGTGGGTGGCACTGACATTCCTCACACTTCTCACCCAATTACTGCCTCTGTGCTACATTTGGCATTTGTTTCTCTGGCAGACATTCCTGAGGAGGGAGTGAGATGGTGCCCTCACCGCTTACATCATTATcccaaaaaaaaagcatatgAGAACTTTGAGGCCCTCACTGGAGTGCTGAGAGTGTTTGTATAGTGATTTCTTTCCGTTTGCTGTGTGTCTGCATCCCCGTGAGCAAGCACATGGCActgtgcagctgagccagccCCTACCCAGCTATGCCTGTCTTGGCAAGGAGATTACCCAGAAAATCGGTGATATGAGctcactgggctgtgctgcagagcaggtgcTGCTAAGGGCTCCCTTCGGCAGCCAGCTGACCTAGCCTTGGTAGAACACACACAATGGGTGTGAAAGCTCTTCCCCACTCTCTCCTCCAAGTGGCACTGTCTGAGAGGGCTGTATGCACTTATTTCTTGAGTTATAGGAATTTTTCATATTCTTGATTTCTTCCCATTACATATTCTTctgcagttttgtttgttttggttttttttgtcctAGTACTTTTCTGTCTCAGTCAGAGGTTACTCCAGGGAAATGCAGAGTTCCTAACTCCTGCCTCTGAGACATCTGCATTTCACTTCTGGATGAAGGAGACCCATTAGTGTCAACTAAGAGCTACTGTCAACCtgtgaggctgctctggagaaGCCAGATCAAATGCAGCACCTGCCCTATTATTTCTGAGGCCACAGAAGGTTTTGGTGACAGGACACACACCGTTTGGGACTCTGGCGTGCTGGCAGAAACCAAGACAAGATGAGGGGTCAAAaggatggagcagggagggcagagaaGCCAGCTCAAGGGAGGTCCAGAGGAACAACAGTTACAGGGTGATGTGGGGGAGCTGGCCACTGTTCCGTGGCAGGAACAGCTCCTGAGCCTACCTAGGAAGGTTGGGAGAGCTGGACCACAAGAAGCAGGAGGAGATATGGGGGCTAGAGGTGATGAAGGGTGTCACTGGCCAAGGCAAATGGGAAAGGATCTCATCTCTGCTGCTTTACCTTGCTGCCTCCATGGCACTGACCAAAGATTCTGCCAGCCTAGGTCGACCTACCCTTTGGACTTTAAAAATTTGCCACCCTTCCACAACTCAGTAATGACAGATTCTGCAAAAAGTTTCCTCTGTTTTAAAAGGGCAAGCTCCCACAGCTTACCTGTGAAGCGGAAGGAGCTCAGATCAAAAGGCCTTTAGTAACTCCTGCCACTCAAAACCCAGCCCGGAGAGCCAGAAGACAGTCCAGGCTAAGATAACCACTTAATATCTCCTGTCTTCAATGCCTGTGGCCTTGTGGCCTTAGTATCTCATCACCACACATGAGAGAAATAAGCACAGCATTCTCCTGGCAGAGGGGTGAGCTTCACCCCACTGGATTGTGGCAACATCCAGTAGCTGAGGGCCACACTCCCAACACACTGCTCTGACACTGCAGCCATTCCTGCCCTAACAAAGCACATTGCACACTGATAATCTCTCCTGAGCTCAACAGATGGGGTAGCCTGATGTTGCTACAATATTCGTCATTATCACTGCTGAAAAATCTAAAACATGAGGGGGGGGAGGGAGAAGAGTTAAAGTTTTCTTACAGCACCACCAGTTTTTAAAGGATTTCCATTAAATCGAACAGCCGGAAGGCCTTGCTTAAACATGCCTAGTGACAGGGAAGACAAAAATAATTGAGGCTCTGGAAAAGTTCATTTTATACTGCATATTTCTGACCCGACTGAAACCTGCACGCCTCACAACACAGCAGCTCATTTTCCTACCTCAGTCTGCAACACTGGGACacactgaaaagctgcagcatcAACTTGGTGAACCACAAATGGATGCTTTATCTCTGCTCAGTGAAGCTAAAGAGTCCCTATCAACACCGTGATCATACTGGCATCAGAACAAACTTGAACTTGACACTGCGATGCTTAAcccaccagcagctctccctgcccacaAGAGCTGGCTGGGCAGGACAAACACATCACTGGTGTCAGAGAGGGCTTTCctctcccctggcactgcactTTCATGCAGCAGCCTCTCCGTTTTCATTACAAGCTCCCTGAGACAAGAAACTATTTGTTTGCTCAGTTCCAAGCACAAAAATAAGTTCTGCTCATGCTAAATTCATACCAACAGAAGTTCAACAAGCAGAGCTCCTGCCTCCTCTGCCAAATTCTAGCCCCAGCTTCACCCCAGAGGAAACGTTCTCCAGGAAGAGTCGCTTTTCagcaaaggaaaagctgccttacCTGCGGTTCAACCAGCCAGTTCTCCTCCTCACTTTGAGCTGGCTTTGTAAACTTAAAAGCTGAATAAAGAGGGATTTTGTCCTTAGTACTGTAGAGGGTTGCAAAGCGTGGCTCTTTGTTGTACTGCTGACAGATTTTCACGTGGAACGGCTCCGTAAATCCTTCGGGTGGGACTTGTCCAGAGAAGAACACGTTACACTCGGCAAAACCAGTTTCATCCTTTCTAACAACTCTGCCCTGGGAAAAGCCTGGGAAAACCGAGATGCAAAGCAAGAATACAATTGACGTCTTCATGGTGCACTCCCTGGAGCCGGGGGAAGCGCCGTGTGCCTCCGCTGGGTACGGCAGGGGACCTGCGCTCAGAGTCcatgcagcagccaggccagaagGCGTCTGGAATCGGGGTGTAGCGTGCGAGGCGAATGAAATCCGAAACCGCGGCCGGTCCCTGCGGGCGGCAGCGCGTTCTGCAGGCGGCGCGTTGGGGCACGGAACGGGCGCGAGGTGCTCTGACACACGCtgcggacggacggacggacggcgGCTGCCCGCGGGAGGGGATGCCCGGCAACCCGCAATCATCGGGGCTCTCGGGCAAcgccagcagcaggagggacgCCCGTGGCGgcggcagggctggagctgagcagcggCACCGGCTGTCCAGGCTGGGGGTGTGGTGTGCTGCATTGCAGCAGTCCCCGGCAGGAATTTTGGCTGACACAGCCAGAAATGTTCCTGAGGCTGTCAGAGGGGATGCTGCAAAGTCAGATTCCACCGCCCCAAAGAAGGTATTAGCTGTCCTCTCTCCGGCTGTGAGCCTggccaaaggagaggaagagaaagaagagaggtGGCaacactggagctgctgggagccccctttgtccctttttggggtgtctgtcgTCACTATTGCTGCCAGCCAAATGCTGCTTAGATGCTTGGGAAAGGCATTCAGCTCCCATCTCTCCTGGCGCTGTATGGGGAATTCAAAACCCTCCAGCATCACCTCATCTTGGGAGACCCTCTCTCAGAAGAGATTACCAACAGGCAGAAGGCTGAGGACCCTCAGATCACGTACCCCCAATCAGCATCCACCACCGAACGTTTTGGCCAAACCTATGGAACtggcaaaaaaaaggaaatgaagctGCTCCCCTGAGTTTATGTTCAGCAGAGTCACCATCCACCCAATAAACAGCTGCCTATGATACCTTGGCTACTGCTGGGTAAAAGCAGTATTCCTTCAGTGACTGggaaaattaatgttttcaaAATAGTGGAGATGGAAAGGAGATTACAGAGCAGTACCTTGGAGTCAAGAAAAGGTAGCATTTTCCCACCCAAGAAGTGAGATGTCATAAGCTG contains the following coding sequences:
- the ENDOD1 gene encoding endonuclease domain-containing 1 protein; translation: MQHTTPPAWTAGAAAQLQPCRRHGRPSCCWRCPRAPMIAGCRASPPAGSRRPSVRPQRVSEHLAPVPCPNAPPAERAAARRDRPRFRISFASHATPRFQTPSGLAAAWTLSAGPLPYPAEAHGASPGSRECTMKTSIVFLLCISVFPGFSQGRVVRKDETGFAECNVFFSGQVPPEGFTEPFHVKICQQYNKEPRFATLYSTKDKIPLYSAFKFTKPAQSEEENWLVEPQIDDPENDLHEMVHEADIGGTVANLGTNQALTSDYVGSGYERGLLNPSFLNEKDFQMATYTLTNAVPLSPALSKSWHRDIGKVVEQALIPHCSKMDHLYLLAGAVPSRVQVKGKVSVPESLWLAACCDASEGWSLGLVKKTNDENSLADLTVRELEKQLLPGVHLFKGNCGKDKQSQKKREAVLQAVSQIRSEEQVGTNNDQETKENGLVRRVAGIIATPFIKLLELLIYIFVELVKFVFYFLWLVVKRVVGTILGGVCSLWNGMVSYLKAISMVLISIPYDVGRVIVNIFLGFLQIVQDVMSLTYRILSIPVGFVLHLAAFPYHSICAIPSVLQDMATGIVGTFSLVIDATAAVLHGFHYLAWHILKRFVPKGSSGD